The genomic DNA AAACTTTATTTTGCGTTCCTCAATACCCCGAAGAAAATCCTGCCCCATAAATTTTATTAAGGTTTCTAAGCGGGCAATACCGACCCAGGATTTCTCTTTAGAGGCAAATATTTCATCCCAAACCTGGCAATAACCCTTTTCTCCCTCATATATTCTTACCTGTGGCTTAAAATCACCATTGACATCAAGCGCCTGCAGATCGGGCAAAAGGCGGTCAACGGCTTCTTTAGCCTTTTGCAATTGCTCATGCTTTTCATCCAGCAAAGAATAAAATCTGTTAGCCGGGCTTTCCACCACGATCCGCCGCTTTTTTCCTTTTCGGACTTCGGCCGCATATCCCTTGATTTTTAATTTTTCGACAATATCATAAACTGTTCCTCGTCCCAGTCCGGTTTCTTTGGCGATTGAAGGAATACTCGATTCCTTGCTTTGCAATAACGCCAAATAGACGGCAATTTCTTTTTCGGAAAATTCAAGTTGTAAAAGTCCGTCCCGGATTTCCTCAAGCTGATTTTTACTGATCATAGTAGTTTAACATTAATTATTAATTATGTCAATCATAGCCGTCCTTTATTTTAATATTCTTAAATAAAATGGCTAATTTTATATGCTTTATTATAATAAAAAAATGACGGTATATATCGTCATTATAGCAAAACAGTATTAAATTGTCAATGGGTTTGTAATTTTTTTAAATTAAAAATTGATCTGCTCCCCCGCCTTAACCGGACAAGTTATCCAAAAACAAAAGCCCCGTCTACAGTAGAAACAAGAATTGACAAATACCAATAGGTCTTCTTTCAAGGAATTGCGTCCGAACTTTTCGCGCCCAATTCCTTGAAAGAAAGTTGCCGCTAAACGATAAGAAAGAAAAATCCTTCTTACTGTCTGGCGGACAAATTTGCCCTTAAGATCCCTCACCCGGAAACCACGGTTCCCAGAAATATCGGAATCAATAGAAAAATAATAGTCAAAATCTTGTTAGTTGTCGATGGAGCTTTCTAACTATATTATAGCAAAAAATTGCCATCATTAAAATTCCCGGCCAGGTACTAACTTAAGCCAAAATATCCGGCTTGCCAAAATAAAATTTTATCCCTATAATGAAATTATCGCTTTAAAAAATCAGTAATTAGTTCATGATTGATCGAAACAAAGAAAATATCGAACCGGCGAACGAACCGACGGAGACAAAATCGCCAACAGCTAAAGCCGGCGGGAAAAAATTATTTTATCAAATTTCCTTTTCCGCGGTTGTTTTTTTTACTGTCGCTTTTCTGCTTTTTTCCTACCGCGGGCCAATTTCCGATCAAACCAATCTGATTATCGATAAAATCCCCTTGCTCGGACAACTCCGGCATCTGGTTTCGAGTTCCGACCGCCAATTGAAGGGCGAGGTTTCAGGACGGATCAATATTCTGCTTCTGGGCATTGGCGGAAAAAATCACGACGGCCCTTATCTCTCGGACACGATTATGCTCGCGTCTTTCGATGTTAAAAATAAAAAGATCGCCTTGCTTTCTCTGCCGCGCGACATGTCCATCCCGGTCGAGAATTCCGCCAATTGGACCAAAATCAACAACATTGACGCTTTTGCCGAAGCCAAAACCCCGGGCTCGGGCGGCGTAGCCGTTTCCGAAGCCGTCGCTGATATCTTGAACGTGCCGGTTGATTATTATGTCCGGGTCGATTTTGAAGCTTTTAAAAACATCATTGATAAGATCGGCGGCATCGACGTCAACGTGGAAAATACTTTGGACGATTACAGTTATCCGATTGATGGTCAGGAAAACAATCCTGATTATTACGCCCGTTTTGCGCACTTGCACGTCGACAAAGGTTTACAGCATATGGACGGCAATCTGGCTTTGAAATTCGCCCGTTCCCGCCACGGCGCCGGAAGCGAAGGATCTGATTTTGCCCGCGCTCACCGCCAACAGCTGGTTTTGCAGGCGGTCAAAGACAAACTCTTAAGCACCGATGTTTTGCTCAATCCGGTTCTGATCGGCCAAATCATCACCCAGCTAAACGACCACATCAGCACCAATCTGCAAGTCTGGGAAATTATCAAAGCCTGGACGATGTTCAAAGA from Patescibacteria group bacterium includes the following:
- a CDS encoding LCP family protein produces the protein MIDRNKENIEPANEPTETKSPTAKAGGKKLFYQISFSAVVFFTVAFLLFSYRGPISDQTNLIIDKIPLLGQLRHLVSSSDRQLKGEVSGRINILLLGIGGKNHDGPYLSDTIMLASFDVKNKKIALLSLPRDMSIPVENSANWTKINNIDAFAEAKTPGSGGVAVSEAVADILNVPVDYYVRVDFEAFKNIIDKIGGIDVNVENTLDDYSYPIDGQENNPDYYARFAHLHVDKGLQHMDGNLALKFARSRHGAGSEGSDFARAHRQQLVLQAVKDKLLSTDVLLNPVLIGQIITQLNDHISTNLQVWEIIKAWTMFKDVSRENIITKVLDNSADSLLYQTINEQGAYVLLPKNGDFSEIQYLTQNIFTEAPTQKKEDVATEKASLEILNGTWINGLAQRSAIDMDKYGFKVVAVANSSRKNFDKSIIYDLTMGQKINALAILKEKTNATVTFDLPDWLKADLSAELTKNPGQEKPDFVLVLGQDADKTNSGTANTQ
- a CDS encoding helix-turn-helix domain-containing protein produces the protein MISKNQLEEIRDGLLQLEFSEKEIAVYLALLQSKESSIPSIAKETGLGRGTVYDIVEKLKIKGYAAEVRKGKKRRIVVESPANRFYSLLDEKHEQLQKAKEAVDRLLPDLQALDVNGDFKPQVRIYEGEKGYCQVWDEIFASKEKSWVGIARLETLIKFMGQDFLRGIEERKIKFGFSSRAINEDSPLAQTMVANDEKYRRETRLAPKEFQFTASEIIFGDKVAMFSTRKENIIVVMESKDFAETQRQYFEMIWKFLEK